Proteins encoded in a region of the Limibacillus sp. genome:
- a CDS encoding cold-shock protein, with translation MAKGTVKWFNSTKGFGFIQPEDGGKDVFVHISAVERSGIATPNEGDTIHYELETDDRRGRVSAVNLRLD, from the coding sequence ATGGCGAAGGGTACCGTTAAGTGGTTCAACAGCACCAAGGGTTTTGGTTTCATCCAGCCTGAGGACGGCGGCAAGGACGTGTTCGTGCACATCTCTGCTGTCGAGCGTTCCGGCATCGCTACGCCGAACGAAGGCGACACGATCCACTATGAATTGGAGACCGACGACCGTCGTGGCCGCGTCTCCGCGGTGAACCTGCGCCTCGACTGA
- a CDS encoding rhodanese-like domain-containing protein, translated as MSGAPLEISVQDLKEARDSGGDLVVLDVREPWELDVARLDGTLDIPMNEIPDRLDELPKDKPLAVLCRSGARSLKVTHYLRANGFAKVSNIAGGILAWGAAYDPRMARY; from the coding sequence ATGAGCGGGGCGCCGCTGGAGATCAGCGTTCAGGATCTGAAGGAGGCGCGGGACTCCGGCGGCGATCTGGTCGTGCTTGATGTGCGCGAGCCCTGGGAGCTTGACGTTGCGCGCCTCGACGGGACGCTCGATATCCCAATGAACGAAATACCCGACCGCCTGGATGAATTGCCCAAGGATAAGCCCCTCGCCGTGCTCTGCCGCAGCGGTGCGCGCAGTCTGAAGGTGACGCACTATCTGCGCGCGAACGGCTTTGCAAAAGTTTCGAACATCGCCGGCGGGATACTCGCCTGGGGCGCAGCGTACGATCCCAGGATGGCGCGCTATTGA
- a CDS encoding DEAD/DEAH box helicase — translation MTSTTFRDLGISETLLRGLTAQQFTTPTPIQEKTIPLILSGRDLLGLAQTGTGKTGAFALPILQELSAAKADTRQGRIRALILAPTRELVVQIEKALRLFGRNERLFTLAVYGGVGRRPQIDRLRRGADIVVATPGRFLDLYDEGHISLKAVTHLVLDEADRMLDMGFIHPIRRIVGDLPRERRSLLFSATMPRTVEALSREILTDPARVEIERKTVAPSAIEQRVIHVRTPEKRELLKELLKEDAFKRVIVFTRTKHMANRVAEQLEKSGQAAEALHGNKSQSARQNALKRFQSGQARVLVATDIAARGIDVPSISHVINYDLPNEPESYVHRIGRTARAGGSGVAISFCDRGEIAYLKDIEKLIGISIEAEGDLPSPEEMKRPAPAAPQKKRGGRPGRGKPQARKQGGGWGKPRRGGQQQRRAA, via the coding sequence TTGACCTCTACGACATTCCGCGATCTCGGAATTTCCGAGACCCTGTTGCGCGGCCTTACCGCACAGCAGTTCACCACCCCCACTCCCATCCAGGAAAAAACCATTCCGCTGATTCTGTCCGGCAGAGACCTGCTTGGGCTGGCGCAGACGGGTACCGGCAAGACCGGCGCCTTCGCGCTGCCCATTCTTCAGGAGCTGTCGGCGGCGAAGGCCGACACCCGCCAGGGCCGCATCCGTGCGCTTATCCTGGCGCCGACCCGCGAGTTGGTGGTTCAGATCGAAAAGGCGCTGCGTCTCTTCGGACGCAACGAGCGCCTCTTCACCCTGGCCGTTTACGGCGGCGTGGGCCGCCGTCCGCAGATCGACCGCTTGCGCCGCGGCGCCGACATCGTCGTCGCCACGCCCGGGCGCTTTCTGGACCTCTACGACGAGGGCCACATCTCGCTGAAGGCCGTCACGCACCTGGTGCTGGACGAGGCCGACCGCATGCTGGACATGGGATTCATTCATCCCATCCGCCGCATCGTGGGCGACCTACCGCGCGAGCGCCGCTCCCTGCTCTTCTCGGCCACCATGCCGCGTACGGTGGAGGCGCTGTCCCGCGAGATTCTGACCGACCCCGCGCGAGTCGAAATTGAGCGGAAGACGGTCGCGCCGAGCGCCATCGAGCAGCGGGTCATCCATGTCCGCACGCCGGAGAAGCGCGAGCTCCTGAAGGAGCTTCTGAAGGAAGACGCATTCAAACGCGTCATCGTCTTCACCCGGACCAAGCACATGGCCAACCGCGTCGCCGAGCAGCTCGAGAAATCCGGACAGGCCGCCGAGGCTCTCCACGGAAACAAGAGCCAGTCGGCGCGCCAGAACGCGCTGAAGCGCTTTCAGAGCGGACAGGCCCGCGTCCTGGTGGCGACCGATATCGCCGCGCGCGGCATCGACGTCCCCTCGATCAGCCATGTGATCAACTACGATCTTCCGAACGAGCCCGAGAGCTACGTTCACCGCATCGGCCGCACGGCGCGCGCCGGAGGCAGTGGCGTGGCGATCTCCTTCTGCGACCGGGGCGAAATCGCCTACCTGAAGGATATCGAGAAGCTGATCGGGATCTCCATCGAAGCCGAAGGCGACCTCCCCTCGCCCGAGGAAATGAAACGCCCGGCTCCGGCGGCACCGCAGAAGAAGCGCGGTGGACGTCCGGGTCGTGGCAAGCCGCAGGCCCGCAAACAGGGCGGCGGCTGGGGAAAGCCGCGTAGAGGCGGCCAGCAACAGAGGCGTGCGGCCTGA
- a CDS encoding protein-L-isoaspartate O-methyltransferase, whose amino-acid sequence MASIDFTTARHNMVESQIRTNKVRDARLLDALDEVPRERFLPQGRRGIAYNDEDLPLGGNRYLMEPMVLARLIQAAEVRPGDLVLDVACGTGYSAALMTHMGATVVGLEPEQALLDIGAEALDQRDMESAVLLKGEIADGYPKQAPYNVILLGGAVSEVPAALFDQLADGGRLVTVLRDDATVPGSAVLYRRAGEVVSYRTLFDANTPVLPGMEKQKGFVF is encoded by the coding sequence ATGGCCAGCATCGACTTCACCACCGCCCGCCACAACATGGTCGAAAGCCAGATTCGCACGAACAAGGTGCGTGACGCCCGGCTATTGGACGCTCTGGACGAGGTGCCGCGCGAACGGTTTCTGCCGCAGGGGCGCCGGGGCATCGCCTACAACGACGAAGACCTTCCGCTCGGCGGCAATCGCTACCTGATGGAGCCGATGGTTCTGGCGCGCCTGATCCAGGCCGCCGAGGTCCGGCCAGGCGATCTGGTTCTGGACGTGGCTTGCGGGACCGGCTACAGCGCCGCTCTCATGACCCACATGGGCGCCACGGTCGTGGGGCTGGAGCCCGAGCAGGCACTGCTCGATATCGGGGCGGAGGCGCTCGATCAACGAGACATGGAGAGCGCCGTCTTGCTGAAGGGCGAGATCGCCGACGGATACCCGAAACAGGCTCCCTACAATGTGATCCTACTGGGGGGTGCGGTTTCCGAGGTGCCGGCAGCGCTCTTCGATCAGCTTGCCGACGGTGGCCGCCTGGTCACGGTCCTGCGCGACGACGCGACGGTGCCAGGCAGCGCGGTGCTTTACCGCCGGGCGGGCGAGGTGGTTTCCTACCGCACGCTGTTCGACGCCAACACCCCGGTTCTTCCCGGTATGGAAAAGCAGAAGGGCTTCGTTTTCTGA
- the yghX gene encoding YghX family hydrolase, with the protein MNQIPRFQRKTAKDFPQELLDLYDFYAHGLVTKREFLDKAASFAAVGVTAAALLRELSPNYALAQQVAPDDPGLETTRLTYSSPNGHGEVNAYLVRPAGATGPLPAVLVVHENRGLNPYIEDVTRRMAKAGFMAMAPDGLTSVGGYPGNDDEGRALQKTVDGEKLLNDFFAGFEYLRGRDDCTGKVGAVGFCYGGGVVNALAVAYPELSAGVPFYGRQPASEDVSFIEAPLLIQLAELDERINAGWPAYESALKAAGKEYEVHIYPATNHGFHNDTTPRFDADAAKLAEERTIAFFKEHLM; encoded by the coding sequence ATGAATCAGATTCCCCGATTTCAGCGTAAGACCGCCAAAGACTTCCCCCAGGAGCTTTTGGATCTCTATGACTTCTACGCGCATGGCTTGGTCACAAAGCGAGAGTTCCTGGACAAGGCCGCGTCCTTCGCCGCTGTCGGCGTCACCGCGGCCGCACTTTTGAGGGAACTCTCCCCGAACTACGCCCTGGCGCAGCAAGTAGCACCCGATGATCCCGGCCTGGAGACCACCCGTTTAACCTACTCCTCGCCCAACGGTCATGGCGAGGTGAACGCTTATCTGGTTCGCCCGGCGGGGGCTACGGGACCGCTTCCCGCCGTGCTCGTGGTCCATGAGAACCGGGGGCTCAATCCCTACATCGAGGATGTGACCCGCCGCATGGCCAAGGCCGGGTTCATGGCCATGGCCCCTGACGGCTTGACCTCCGTCGGCGGCTACCCCGGCAACGATGACGAGGGCAGGGCTCTCCAGAAGACAGTCGATGGAGAAAAGCTCCTGAATGACTTCTTCGCGGGCTTTGAGTACTTGAGGGGTCGGGATGACTGCACCGGGAAGGTCGGCGCTGTCGGCTTCTGCTACGGCGGCGGCGTGGTCAATGCCTTGGCTGTCGCCTATCCGGAGCTGTCGGCGGGCGTGCCCTTCTATGGCCGCCAACCTGCGAGCGAGGATGTCTCCTTCATTGAGGCGCCCCTCCTCATCCAGTTGGCCGAGCTGGACGAGCGGATCAACGCCGGTTGGCCCGCCTATGAGTCGGCCTTGAAGGCTGCCGGGAAGGAGTATGAGGTCCACATCTATCCGGCGACCAATCACGGCTTCCACAACGACACGACGCCGCGTTTCGACGCTGATGCGGCCAAACTCGCCGAGGAGCGCACCATCGCCTTCTTCAAAGAGCATCTGATGTAA
- a CDS encoding DUF2497 domain-containing protein → MSESDREDSGSIEDVMKSIRKAIEAEAEAPDDADTAADGMSGDSGVIHLTQMVTSDGKVVDLREERRMREALQAVEREVAEGMAAKASPEPGPAPLDAQHLEEPQQDNLGKVDPIKAAGAAAITKYLSQHPTRTLDHGPQVGSGQSLEAVVRQALVPHVREWLEANLAPLVHNIVREEIEEMVRRKKDE, encoded by the coding sequence ATGTCCGAGTCGGACCGCGAAGACAGCGGCAGCATAGAAGATGTCATGAAGTCCATCCGCAAGGCCATCGAGGCCGAAGCGGAAGCGCCGGACGACGCGGATACAGCGGCGGATGGGATGAGCGGGGATTCCGGCGTCATCCACCTGACCCAGATGGTCACCAGCGACGGCAAGGTGGTGGACCTGCGCGAGGAACGCCGCATGCGCGAAGCGTTGCAGGCGGTTGAGAGAGAGGTGGCCGAGGGCATGGCGGCAAAAGCAAGCCCGGAGCCCGGTCCAGCTCCGCTGGACGCTCAGCACCTTGAGGAGCCTCAGCAGGACAACCTGGGCAAGGTCGACCCGATCAAGGCGGCGGGTGCCGCCGCCATCACCAAGTACCTTTCTCAGCACCCGACGCGCACGCTCGACCACGGTCCGCAGGTCGGCAGTGGGCAGTCGCTGGAGGCCGTCGTGCGCCAGGCGCTGGTCCCCCATGTGCGGGAATGGCTTGAAGCCAACCTAGCACCCCTTGTACACAACATCGTCCGCGAGGAGATCGAGGAGATGGTACGCCGCAAGAAGGACGAGTAG
- a CDS encoding DUF4864 domain-containing protein, whose product MNSLRRLLALVVLVAGTATAVPALAEDPPEAADQAAVQQVIAGQIQAFLREDGEAAYSYAAPHIKQKFGSPSV is encoded by the coding sequence ATGAACTCCCTACGACGCCTCTTGGCTCTCGTGGTGCTGGTCGCAGGCACCGCAACCGCCGTTCCAGCCCTTGCCGAGGACCCGCCGGAAGCGGCCGATCAAGCGGCCGTGCAGCAAGTCATCGCGGGACAGATTCAAGCCTTCCTTAGAGAAGACGGCGAAGCCGCCTATTCCTATGCCGCGCCTCACATCAAACAGAAGTTCGGCTCGCCCTCGGTCTT
- a CDS encoding TolC family outer membrane protein yields the protein MTVTLRSKAKRLCAGAAVISLTIGLGVLSSPAWAASLDEALARTYLDNPTLRATRAELRGVDEGVAQARSGWRPNVEVNGGAGLSYRDSDTGATSTSDGTVPLSGSLDVVQPLYTGGRTDAQVNAAEKDVEAQRALLAAVEQSVLRDAVTAYMNVWSAEAVLSLNQNNERVLRRQLQATRDRFEVGETTRTDVSQAEARLSRAVSSRIQAEGELASAIATYEQVIGEKPSGVEQAPIPGGLPASREETVSAALNDNPNVIAAIFVQQAAEARVDASEAELNPEVNLVGTLAHGRNQTRSNTDSSEASIIAQLVIPIYQQGFVSSQVRESKQISNQRAIEIEEARRLAKQQAIASWEALLTRRSQVESLLSEVRASQIALDGVRQENLVGARTVLDVLDAEQELLNAQVDLVTAQRDVVIASYGALSAVGRLTAGQIGLPVEIYDPIKNYDAVAGKWYGTDIPSE from the coding sequence ATGACTGTCACCCTTCGTTCCAAAGCCAAGCGGCTCTGTGCTGGCGCGGCAGTGATCTCACTTACGATTGGTCTCGGTGTCCTGTCCTCGCCCGCGTGGGCGGCATCGTTGGACGAGGCCTTGGCCCGCACCTATCTCGACAATCCGACCTTGAGGGCGACCCGCGCGGAACTGCGCGGCGTCGATGAAGGGGTCGCGCAGGCCCGCTCCGGCTGGCGGCCGAACGTCGAGGTGAACGGCGGCGCGGGCTTGAGCTATCGGGACAGCGACACCGGCGCTACGAGCACGAGCGATGGCACGGTACCTCTGTCCGGCAGCCTGGACGTGGTGCAGCCCCTCTACACGGGCGGGCGCACCGACGCTCAGGTGAATGCCGCCGAAAAGGATGTAGAGGCCCAGCGCGCCCTGCTGGCCGCTGTCGAGCAAAGCGTGCTGCGCGATGCCGTGACGGCGTACATGAACGTGTGGAGCGCCGAAGCGGTCTTGTCGCTCAACCAGAACAACGAACGGGTCCTGCGCCGGCAGCTTCAAGCCACCCGCGACCGCTTCGAGGTGGGCGAGACAACCCGCACCGACGTATCGCAGGCCGAAGCGCGCCTGTCGCGCGCGGTCTCCTCGCGGATCCAGGCCGAAGGCGAACTGGCCTCTGCCATCGCGACCTACGAGCAGGTGATCGGAGAGAAGCCGTCCGGCGTCGAGCAGGCGCCGATTCCCGGCGGTCTGCCGGCCAGCCGGGAGGAAACCGTGTCGGCTGCGCTCAATGACAATCCCAACGTGATCGCCGCGATCTTCGTCCAACAGGCGGCCGAAGCCCGGGTCGACGCCAGCGAAGCCGAGTTGAACCCTGAGGTGAACCTGGTCGGCACCTTGGCCCATGGGCGCAATCAGACGCGCAGCAACACGGACAGCAGCGAAGCCTCGATTATCGCCCAACTGGTCATCCCGATTTATCAGCAGGGTTTCGTCTCCAGTCAGGTGCGTGAAAGCAAGCAGATTTCAAACCAGCGCGCGATCGAGATCGAAGAGGCGCGCCGTCTCGCCAAACAGCAGGCGATCGCTTCCTGGGAGGCCTTGCTGACGCGGCGCTCTCAGGTGGAGTCGCTGCTGAGCGAGGTGAGGGCCTCGCAGATCGCGCTCGACGGCGTCCGACAGGAGAACCTCGTGGGCGCTCGTACCGTGCTTGACGTCTTGGACGCCGAGCAGGAGTTGCTCAACGCGCAGGTGGACCTGGTGACGGCCCAGCGCGACGTGGTGATCGCCAGCTATGGCGCGCTTTCTGCGGTGGGGCGCCTGACCGCCGGCCAGATCGGCCTGCCGGTCGAGATCTACGATCCGATCAAGAACTACGATGCCGTGGCCGGCAAATGGTACGGGACCGATATCCCCAGCGAGTAA